One window of the Candidatus Jettenia sp. genome contains the following:
- a CDS encoding DUF362 domain-containing protein — translation MNRHDKISRRTFLKTGITVGAGLYGLSYLSTTKKKPTLKKQKEHQLKPGLVVAYGNVTDPINEVTVIKEMVHRAMNALGGMNKLVSKGNRVVIKPNIAWNQKPEFAANTNPFVVAALVELCREAGASMVKVMDHTCSANPEPSYVNSGIATAAHQSGAEVIYLNKSRFKDFIIPDGKVLKSWYFYEEMVYANEVDVLINVPIAKQHGTSRLSMGLKNVFGMIGGDRGSLHTNIHPKIADLNKFVKIDLTVLDAFRILKNHGPTGGRLDDVDNSVDHARRIIIGTDPVAVDAYGASLFSIQPKDIGYIRESHEQRLGEIDYRLKGFEEIRV, via the coding sequence ATGAACAGGCATGATAAAATCTCACGTAGGACATTTCTCAAGACTGGTATTACTGTAGGCGCTGGCTTATATGGGTTATCCTATTTGAGTACTACGAAGAAAAAACCAACCTTAAAGAAACAAAAGGAACACCAATTAAAACCTGGATTGGTCGTTGCTTATGGGAATGTTACTGATCCTATCAATGAAGTCACTGTAATAAAAGAGATGGTACATCGTGCTATGAACGCTCTGGGCGGTATGAACAAACTTGTTTCCAAAGGTAATAGAGTTGTTATCAAGCCCAATATTGCATGGAATCAGAAACCAGAGTTCGCCGCCAATACCAATCCTTTTGTAGTAGCAGCCCTGGTGGAGTTATGTAGAGAAGCAGGAGCAAGCATGGTAAAGGTAATGGATCATACCTGTTCGGCAAACCCTGAACCATCTTATGTTAACAGTGGTATTGCCACAGCAGCCCACCAGTCAGGGGCTGAGGTAATTTATCTTAATAAGAGCCGTTTCAAGGATTTTATTATCCCTGATGGCAAAGTCTTGAAATCGTGGTATTTTTATGAGGAAATGGTATACGCCAATGAAGTGGATGTTCTTATTAATGTCCCTATTGCAAAACAGCATGGCACATCACGACTTTCTATGGGACTAAAAAATGTTTTCGGTATGATTGGTGGGGACCGGGGCAGCCTACATACCAATATTCATCCAAAAATTGCTGATCTTAATAAATTCGTTAAGATAGACCTTACCGTACTCGACGCCTTCCGTATTCTGAAAAATCACGGTCCTACCGGCGGAAGATTAGATGACGTCGACAATTCTGTAGATCATGCACGGCGTATCATCATAGGCACTGACCCGGTTGCTGTTGATGCCTATGGCGCCAGCTTATTCAGTATCCAACCAAAAGATATAGGCTACATCCGTGAATCGCATGAGCAGAGGCTGGGAGAGATTGATTATCGATTAAAAGGTTTTGAGGAAATACGAGTGTAA